The stretch of DNA AATGGTAGCTACTGGAGCAGCTCATGCTTCCTTGGAACACATCGCCGAGAGAGTTCAACGAGCTTCCTGAGTGAGTCTTAATCTGGGTGCGGACCTTTCCGGACCTGGTAACATTCGGTCGGTCCATGTAGCGCGCTCCAAAGCTCTGGCTTCGAGCCTTGGCTCCGTTCATGCCCATGACTGGTTTGAGAGGCGGTCTGGTGGACACTGACACAGACCTCTTGAACAGCCAACCCTCCTCGTCAAACCCCCAATCCAGCATGGTCCCGGTCTCGACCGCGAGCGGAGCTACAGGAGGCTCAGAGTCCAGCGAGCTGCAACGCGTTTCGATCTTCCGCTCTGCTTTAGCCTTGGCCACGGCCGCGTTCACGCCGGGCAGCATTTGACAGGAGTGTGCTTCGAGGTTAAATGCCTGCACCGCTTTTGAACGGCGCGAACTGTTGCTGTCGTTTTGGTCACGCCTCCCCAGGACAAGGAAGGTGTTGGCTTGCATCGGGGACGTCTCTGGAGCTTTACCACCAACAGGAAGGGCTGTCTGGACAGCcctggagatggagaggtgaGGGTTATTGACGATCCCAAGGCAGACAGCGGAACCCTGGGGTGAGACTTCAGGAGCCTGCGGATCACCCGCTCCCTGCTGACAAATCGCCATGTTTTGAACATAGTTTTCCTCGTGTGAAGTCAACCTGTTCTTGGACAACTGGGTGGAGTCGGCTTCGTTGGATTCTTGAACGGGTAACGTATGGTGAACCTTTGAAGGAACACGTTTAGGAGAGGCGCCCATTTTGGGGGCCTTGTGGCGAGAGTCTTGAGTTTTGATGGGGACTTGGGTTTGCATGTGTTTAACGGGTGATTGCTGGACTGCTTGAGGTTTGCTGCCGTTAGTAGCTGCTTTCGCACTGTTTGCGGTTTGAACCGCAGGCTTGTGTGCTTGAGGTAAGAAGTCGTATCCTGGTCTGACTAGTAAGGACGTAGTTCTGCCTGGTggtaggggaggggaaggggatcTGAGGCCGGAATGGGGAGTGGTGGAGGGCTGGTCTTGGCACCTCTGTTTGAGAGGAGAGTTGGGTAAATTGTTTGAGGTAGGGCCTTTTGGAGCAGAGTCATTTCTCGAGGGTAGCTTGGAGGCAGGCTGAAGTGCCTTGGAAGGGCTCTTGGGACCATCAGTAAAACCTGGAGCCTTGAATGTTTTCGATTGTTTCCCCGGGGAAAGGGATCCTTCTCCTGCAGTCTCCACACAGCCCAAGATGGCTGCCCCAGGCCCAGCGGTATTCGCAATTTTCTCGGCCATCTGTTGAGATACCTTAGAGCTGCTTTGGACTTTGGTGAAATTGGACTTTGCACTAGGAATGTTGTGTACAGGAGGGTTTGAGCGGCCTTTGGGCCTGTGATGAACCTTAATCAGCTTTTGATGAAGGGGCGAATGCAGCTGCTTGGACTGTTCAGGGCCTCCATCTGCACTCTTGCTCCTGAGAATGAAGGCCCTCCTTGCCGAATCACAAGCCTCGGGCTTGGGTTTCCTTTGAGGGGACTCCAAGATGGTATAGTCCTTTGTGTCGGCTGGAACATGGTTGGCCTTCTCCCTGTAGTGAGGCATGTCCATGGAGGCACTGCGCTGTCTGGCCTCACTGGCCCAGCTCAAAACCTGAGCCGCAGTGTGCTGAATCGGCAGACTCATGTCTCTAGCCCCGGCCTCGAGCTGTTTGTCTGCGAATCTGCTTTGCTGCTGCTTGACCAGATCAAGCCTAGACTTGCGTTCACCAGACCTGCTTtggcctccgtctctctccttccactttTTAAAGACAGGTCGTTCGCTCGTTTCTCCCTGGTCTGAGTTATCTGGTTTGCAGGAGTGGGCGGAGCTCTCGGTTGGGCTGACGCCAGGTATGAGAGCGGGGTCCTCGGGGAAGACGTTCTCTGTGACAGTTGACAGGAAGCTCCTTTCGACTGTGAGTTTCACCGGCTCCTCTGAGGATGAGCCGTCCGGGGAACGGGCTTGGCCGTACGACGCTCCTGATCCGGCTCCACCAGCGTCCTCTGGTGAAGGACTCTCTTTCGACAATGTGTCACCAGACTGAGGTGGGTCGTCGTCTGCGTCGTCTGAGTCTGAGGGTAAGGTGGGGACTTCTGCTCCTGGCTTGAAGGTCTTCGCCTTCGTCACCGCCAGTTTAGGAACCATCCCCTGTGGCCCACATTTAACCCCCAAAGAGTATATTCCCTCGTTGGAGGTCATGCAGTCTTTATAATGGGACGTGGGGACCAGGAAGGAGGACTCCTTGGGGCTCCGCATCTGCAGCCTCTTCAGGCCCTTGAGAATgtgtccctccttccatcctagATCCGGCTGCTCTGACGGGACGGCGGAGTGGTTGCTGGACACAGAACCGGCGCTCATCCTCTTCTCCCGACTTAGGGCACACTGTCGAAAGTGAGAGCACAAGCCATACATGCCGTGTTTTAGTGtgtgaaaaaagagagaaagcctCTGAACTAAAATGAGTAACATGACATTAGTGACATTAaattaaaaaacgtttttcattgTTAATTGACTGTTATTGTACATTATGATGTCAGACCGTGATTATAATGTGCAGCGGCTCTTTGAGCGCTAGAAAAGCGCATTACAAACAAAACATATTATTCGGGTTGTCATTAGTATGATACCTGCTTGGATGAGCCTCGCCCGTCGGTCCAGGTGTGTGAGCCGCTGGAGTATTCACTCCCTGCGCTGGAGAGGGAGGCCtcactgctgctgcagctgctgcgaGGGCAGGTGAGGCTCAGCAGGCTGGGCCATCTTCCAGAGGGAACCCCTGCTTTCCCGTTCCTCTGGGCCTCCTGGAAGCACACCATCACCGGGATTAGTGTTGAGGAACAAGCTGTTGTAACCGTGCTGAATGATGTCATTAGGATTATCAGGCTCCAGCAACAAGCTAATGTAACTGTgctgattttgttgttgttgtttatcgAATCAATAAAGCATCATATGTTAATGTTATTTACTTTCATTGGTTGAGGAGTCGCACGTGGAGATGAGGTAGAGAAATAAAGGACGATACAATAAATCAGCCGAGTTGTGAATTTAGGGTTGTTGTCACACGTCGGCATAGAAGAAACAAACATAGAAGAAGGACTgaaaatgtaaatccactcgCAGGACCCACAGAATGGTGATACTCACAGGGTGAAGCAAAACCCAAGTAAGAGGCccactctctcctgcctgctGTCTAACAGAACCTGCTCTGACTCCCCCAGGTGGGATAAATCGATGCCCAGAAAGAACACTTGTGTAACATACTGTTTGTCGGCATGTTTTTCAAGGCAGATAATCTCCAGTTTAATATGGATACAATATATATGTGTACATACAACATGCAGACAGTATATGTAACAATTACATTACACAAAAAAAGTAGCGGGTGGAAAATCTCCATTAAGAGGAAGTCCACTAAAACTATGCCCCAATGAATGTAGCTATCTCTTCTTTCACAAGCCAATCTTTGTGTTTTCACTCATGAAAGGTCTTCCATTTCATTCAATAGGCACTTTTCTCTTTACTGGACAACACAGCACACAAGTGGAGATAGTTCCCTATGGTGGTCTATTTGTATTTGTCACAGCGCACAAATAATCAATATGCTGAATACATCGCTGTCTCTTTCCATCCAAAGGCTAATTGAGGAAAGGAATGACATTTTCTGCTCCACTGGCTAGAGAGACCTCACTCTTTAATGTGGTTATTCACTTGTCGCTGTGGAGGCAGATAAGCCTGGGTATCTTATTATTACATATTATTATCTACAAGGTCAGctgaaatatatttattttaaatctTCTCACAATCTTCGCAGTCAAAAGAGGTGCAACCCACTGAGTAATTTGCCTCTTTGTGTTTCAGGAGGTCACTGATATTTCACAAGTTTGAGCGTTATAAATGTGTTCAGTATTCTCACTGTGGACTGTGGGATTCAGGTCcgttcctcctctgtctctctggctggtaGCACAAGACCTTGGCTTCCTTAAAGAAGGCTTCTTTATCTAACCTTTCAGGGAATGTGAATCATGCTGTTGCCATTGGAATTCCAATAAGTGAACGAAGCCAGGGAGATGTGCTCCAGTGAGAGTCGATCTATCTCTGCTTCTATGCTGTGTCTCTCAGCATCATCTCAGTATCACTGCCATGGAGACCATGTCCGCACAGCCTCTTAGAAGGACTGTTAGTGTGGCAATTTCCAGCAAAGAGACGCCACTAACCGAATGGCAGAGGTGGAATTAGTAATTGTAGCTCTCACCGGGGAACAGAGTAGTCTTAAAAGCAGCACTCGTTTAAAGCTGAATCTTTGGTACTATAGAGTGTATCTGAAAGACAATTCACAACCAATTCTATAATGGGGATTGTGAAATGATTCGAAGGTGTTGCGCCAGCACGCTTAAATGCTGTATGCATCCTGTCCTGTGCCAATTTAAGATAGGTGTGCTATGAACCTTTTCCTAAATAGCATTGATCTCTGCTATAGAGGAGCCATTGCCATCTTTTCTCTCAAAGTCATTAGTGTCATCTGTTAGCAATAATTAATGTGAATTGACAATAATTGCATCAGGGATCTGGGGACCTCAGTAATTTGGTCCATTCATTGATATTCACCTAGTATGTGATGATCAGCTCCATTCTTCATTTCACATGCACTGCAGGAGAATGCTGAACCAAAGCTCGTTTCAGTGGATTAATCTGGGAACTAATTACAGTTAGGAAGTTGAAGAGTTTCAAAGAGATTATGTACAACTGATACAGTCTTAACAAAACATTATTTTGGAAAGACACTGTAAGTCAAGGGCGACGTCAGTGCAAGTAGAGAatgcgttttttttcttctcctctgcccaTAGCTCAACTTCTTTAAGTGGAATTTGGAGTGGGGAGACTAGAGAATATATTAAATGTGTTGCAATGCCAAAGCGGATTTCTTTGAGCAGGATTCACGGTCAACtcatttaaaaagtacaaaGTCTTCATAGCTTTTATATTCTCAAAACATTTGGAGGAGGCAAACCCTGAGAAAAACACAGTACAGGTCTGATCCATTAAAATAATTGCATTCGTCATTAGACTAAAATCAATATAGAACTGCTTTCATTCTTTACAGCACTTTAATACTTAGCATGTGCCCTTTATCCAACCCCAGACCTTAAAAATGCTTTTATTTTGTACCTTATGTAATGAATGAAGTTCCACTGTGCTACCGCAGAACAGGTTACAGTACACATAACCTTTTATATCACCAGGGTCAAACAGCAGCACAGACAGTAGATAGAAAAGATTTCAGTCCAATAAAGAAGATGTGGACTAGTCTGTGTTTAAAGGTATTGCAGGTGGTGTCAGACTGATAGAACAGGACAGGTCCTTCTCATGAACTCAGTCTTTGaggacaaaacacaaacaaatatccAGTCTGGTgccttgtttgttttgtgtccaTCAATAAAGTGAAAAGCAACAAAAACTCTGACCAAACCAAGAAGTGTCCACCTGACAACAAACTTGTGTGCAGGATCCCTAAGGCTTGTTAAGACTGAATTACATGTTTAAGTAATGTGAACAGTTGGTGTGGGTGGTGTAAGCCCAGGGTGAAAAATTGAGGAACTTTCTGTTTGTTAGAATCTTGTTGCGGAGGAATCTTTGTTGCATATAAATACTGTGTTCAACCCACTACAATCATTATCTGATGTAGAGTTGAAGTGTTATGGAGCAAAGAAATCTTTTATGAAAAATGTATTATAAGAAACCTATTAGAACATATGTGAAATAATGTATTCTCCTGTATAAATCTTGTGAAGCTCTCTGAGGGAACAGAGGTTACATCTTCCATTCTTGGAACATGTATGATTGACAATTTCTAATTGGCCAGTATTATGACATGATAGACTGGTATGTACTGCATATCATCATTTGATTATTGAACCCTACTAAGTTCAATAAAAAACCCTTAATTATCCCCGAAGTGTTTCAAATAGAGAACATGTTACAGTAAGACACTTTATCCACCATGATGTATCAAAAAATATTTCTTGTCACCCTAGGAAGCTGACCTTCCTATGGTGTCCTCCACTCCAGTTTTGTCCTCTCTGGTGGGTCTAATGACTCTCTCCGCTGTCATTTACCTCTGTTTCCCCCGAGGCTGCGGTGCTCAGCCATGTGTTCATCCATACTCCCTTTCCACCCTTCACCTGCATCCGCCAACACTCAGCTACTACCCTCTCTCATCTACTCTCCTCCTttatccctctttccctctctccatctctccctacctccctctctttttatccatctctgtc from Hypomesus transpacificus isolate Combined female chromosome 23, fHypTra1, whole genome shotgun sequence encodes:
- the LOC124485067 gene encoding nck-associated protein 5-like isoform X1, whose amino-acid sequence is MVSLQHNFSSMEETVRILLQNQDPLEGAVVDPLDLMKAYKDKLLEEMWKQQDSLEGPPLPPLAPLAPGRLRPPGAGSRPKDEADDHSPLLERLRALEEENSALSMENDNQRRQYERCLDEVANQVVQALLTQKDLREECVKLRTRVFDLEQHNRILNVLFQQRVKTSSSPVAQEAQRNGKAGVPSGRWPSLLSLTCPRSSCSSSEASLSSAGSEYSSGSHTWTDGRGSSKQCALSREKRMSAGSVSSNHSAVPSEQPDLGWKEGHILKGLKRLQMRSPKESSFLVPTSHYKDCMTSNEGIYSLGVKCGPQGMVPKLAVTKAKTFKPGAEVPTLPSDSDDADDDPPQSGDTLSKESPSPEDAGGAGSGASYGQARSPDGSSSEEPVKLTVERSFLSTVTENVFPEDPALIPGVSPTESSAHSCKPDNSDQGETSERPVFKKWKERDGGQSRSGERKSRLDLVKQQQSRFADKQLEAGARDMSLPIQHTAAQVLSWASEARQRSASMDMPHYREKANHVPADTKDYTILESPQRKPKPEACDSARRAFILRSKSADGGPEQSKQLHSPLHQKLIKVHHRPKGRSNPPVHNIPSAKSNFTKVQSSSKVSQQMAEKIANTAGPGAAILGCVETAGEGSLSPGKQSKTFKAPGFTDGPKSPSKALQPASKLPSRNDSAPKGPTSNNLPNSPLKQRCQDQPSTTPHSGLRSPSPPLPPGRTTSLLVRPGYDFLPQAHKPAVQTANSAKAATNGSKPQAVQQSPVKHMQTQVPIKTQDSRHKAPKMGASPKRVPSKVHHTLPVQESNEADSTQLSKNRLTSHEENYVQNMAICQQGAGDPQAPEVSPQGSAVCLGIVNNPHLSISRAVQTALPVGGKAPETSPMQANTFLVLGRRDQNDSNSSRRSKAVQAFNLEAHSCQMLPGVNAAVAKAKAERKIETRCSSLDSEPPVAPLAVETGTMLDWGFDEEGWLFKRSVSVSTRPPLKPVMGMNGAKARSQSFGARYMDRPNVTRSGKVRTQIKTHSGSSLNSLGDVFQGSMSCSSSYHCPMNRSLLNNFLIEEGLPIPSHLGASNDRFSLKHQREQANRVQIEQQLSTAFGEPVTGESERQTTITTIEEKVMLGIEENLQKSQEQDRTTETKPKSGSSLANWFGFRKSKLPAAGGKKGDLSKVKEEKKEHKIGSLLGGKQAKTDKKKERRKSDGKESSVGRRESHDAVRQCLSMPVPGAPLPVETDGRTDISGDAKQMKKQRVNLRPEDEHGAALKTPSQDPVINAIMCSPLASGFVRDTRTLDSGIGTIPLPDSTSFFSSILHLLPKSASTPDPSLSPPSAPASSSGEISPSPLPRWRLPSKDHFLGMPNSMSDTSVTLVQSVPYPIVTFIQPVQSLSEPVVACASVCETQSKLPRLASGGVEPKRMSHIKTKTRPTQTQLPERAQPQLAN
- the LOC124485067 gene encoding nck-associated protein 5-like isoform X3 gives rise to the protein MVSLQHNFSSMEETVRILLQNQDPLEGAVVDPLDLMKAYKDKLLEEMWKQQDSLEGPPLPPLAPLAPGRLRPPGAGSRPKDEADDHSPLLERLRALEEENSALSMENDNQRRQYERCLDEVANQVVQALLTQKDLREECVKLRTRVFDLEQHNRILNVLFQQRVKTSSSPVAQEAQRNGKAGVPSGRWPSLLSLTCPRSSCSSSEASLSSAGSEYSSGSHTWTDGRGSSKQCALSREKRMSAGSVSSNHSAVPSEQPDLGWKEGHILKGLKRLQMRSPKESSFLVPTSHYKDCMTSNEGIYSLGVKCGPQGMVPKLAVTKAKTFKPGAEVPTLPSDSDDADDDPPQSGDTLSKESPSPEDAGGAGSGASYGQARSPDGSSSEEPVKLTVERSFLSTVTENVFPEDPALIPGVSPTESSAHSCKPDNSDQGETSERPVFKKWKERDGGQSRSGERKSRLDLVKQQQSRFADKQLEAGARDMSLPIQHTAAQVLSWASEARQRSASMDMPHYREKANHVPADTKDYTILESPQRKPKPEACDSARRAFILRSKSADGGPEQSKQLHSPLHQKLIKVHHRPKGRSNPPVHNIPSAKSNFTKVQSSSKVSQQMAEKIANTAGPGAAILGCVETAGEGSLSPGKQSKTFKAPGFTDGPKSPSKALQPASKLPSRNDSAPKGPTSNNLPNSPLKQRCQDQPSTTPHSGLRSPSPPLPPGRTTSLLVRPGYDFLPQAHKPAVQTANSAKAATNGSKPQAVQQSPVKHMQTQVPIKTQDSRHKAPKMGASPKRVPSKVHHTLPVQESNEADSTQLSKNRLTSHEENYVQNMAICQQGAGDPQAPEVSPQGSAVCLGIVNNPHLSISRAVQTALPVGGKAPETSPMQANTFLVLGRRDQNDSNSSRRSKAVQAFNLEAHSCQMLPGVNAAVAKAKAERKIETRCSSLDSEPPVAPLAVETGTMLDWGFDEEGWLFKRSVSVSTRPPLKPVMGMNGAKARSQSFGARYMDRPNVTRSGKVRTQIKTHSGSSLNSLGDVFQGSMSCSSSYHCPMNRSLLNNFLIEEGLPIPSHLGASNDRFSLKHQREQANRVQIEQQLSTAFGEPVTGESERQTTITTIEEKVMLGIEENLQKSQEQDRTTETKPKSGSSLANWFGFRKSKLPAAGGKKGDLSKVKEEKKEHKIGSLLGGKQAKTDKKKERRKSDGKESSVGRRESHDAVRQCLSMPVPGAPLPVETDGRTDISGDAKV
- the LOC124485067 gene encoding nck-associated protein 5-like isoform X2, which produces MVSLQHNFSSMEETVRILLQNQDPLEGAVVDPLDLMKAYKDKLLEEMWKQQDSLEGPPLPPLAPLAPGRLRPPGAGSRPKDEADDHSPLLERLRALEEENSALSMENDNQRRQYERCLDEVANQVVQALLTQKDLREECVKLRTRVFDLEQHNRILNVLFQQRVKTSSSPVAQEAQRNGKAGVPSGRWPSLLSLTCPRSSCSSSEASLSSAGSEYSSGSHTWTDGRGSSKQCALSREKRMSAGSVSSNHSAVPSEQPDLGWKEGHILKGLKRLQMRSPKESSFLVPTSHYKDCMTSNEGIYSLGVKCGPQGMVPKLAVTKAKTFKPGAEVPTLPSDSDDADDDPPQSGDTLSKESPSPEDAGGAGSGASYGQARSPDGSSSEEPVKLTVERSFLSTVTENVFPEDPALIPGVSPTESSAHSCKPDNSDQGETSERPVFKKWKERDGGQSRSGERKSRLDLVKQQQSRFADKQLEAGARDMSLPIQHTAAQVLSWASEARQRSASMDMPHYREKANHVPADTKDYTILESPQRKPKPEACDSARRAFILRSKSADGGPEQSKQLHSPLHQKLIKVHHRPKGRSNPPVHNIPSAKSNFTKVQSSSKVSQQMAEKIANTAGPGAAILGCVETAGEGSLSPGKQSKTFKAPGFTDGPKSPSKALQPASKLPSRNDSAPKGPTSNNLPNSPLKQRCQDQPSTTPHSGLRSPSPPLPPGRTTSLLVRPGYDFLPQAHKPAVQTANSAKAATNGSKPQAVQQSPVKHMQTQVPIKTQDSRHKAPKMGASPKRVPSKVHHTLPVQESNEADSTQLSKNRLTSHEENYVQNMAICQQGAGDPQAPEVSPQGSAVCLGIVNNPHLSISRAVQTALPVGGKAPETSPMQANTFLVLGRRDQNDSNSSRRSKAVQAFNLEAHSCQMLPGVNAAVAKAKAERKIETRCSSLDSEPPVAPLAVETGTMLDWGFDEEGWLFKRSVSVSTRPPLKPVMGMNGAKARSQSFGARYMDRPNVTRSGKVRTQIKTHSGSSLNSLGDVFQGSMSCSSSYHCPMNRSLLNNFLIEEGLPIPSHLGASNDRFSLKHQREQANRVQIEQQLSTAFGEPVTGESERQTTITTIEEKVMLGIEENLQKSQEQDRTTETKPKSGSSLANWFGFRKSKLPAAGGKKGDLSKVKEEKKEHKIGSLLGGKQAKTDKKKERRKSDGKESSVGRRESHDAVRQCLSMPVPGAPLPVETDGRTDISGDAKMKKQRVNLRPEDEHGAALKTPSQDPVINAIMCSPLASGFVRDTRTLDSGIGTIPLPDSTSFFSSILHLLPKSASTPDPSLSPPSAPASSSGEISPSPLPRWRLPSKDHFLGMPNSMSDTSVTLVQSVPYPIVTFIQPVQSLSEPVVACASVCETQSKLPRLASGGVEPKRMSHIKTKTRPTQTQLPERAQPQLAN